In Corallococcus silvisoli, the DNA window GGGCCGAGTCGAACGTGACGTCCGCGGTGTCGGGCAGTGTCGTGGTGCCGCTCGCATCGGTGACGGTGGCGGAGAAGGTCGTCGGCACGGCCAGCGCCGTGGAGCTGCGCGCGGTGACGACGTAGCTGCCGGCGCCGGAGTCCACCGCCGTCAGGCACGTCGCGGAGGGCGCGTTGACGGTGCAGGCGGAGGTGCCCGTTCCGCCCAGGGTCACGGACGCGTCACTGCTGAGCACCTCCACGTGAAGCCCCGTCCCCAGGGGCGCCCCGCTCGCGTCGCGCGGCGTGATGGTGAGGGTCACGAAGGCCAACCCATCCGAGGGCGCGTTCACCGCGGATGCAAGCAGTTGCGGCTCCGGCGATGTCAGACGGGAGTCCGCGTGCACGGGGACGCGGCGCGCCACCGAATCACCATCCTCCTGCGGTGGGGGTGAGCAGCTGATCAACGCGGCGAGCACGAGCCAACCGGCTCGCGGACCTGCGAATGGCAGACGCATGGAACCTTCTCCCTTGGCTCTGGAACAGCGGCCCGCTGGAAACACTTCAGTCCGGGCCGCCGGACGTCCGTATGCTTCAGTGAGGCTGTGCAATGGAAGCAGGCATTGGAAACATTTCCCTGACAATGCGGAGGAGCAAATCGCCGTCAGGGATTGCCGCAAGGGGTCGAGGTAAGGTGTGCCCCATGACCCGTGGATGGACAGGTGGGACGAAGCTCCTCGCGGCCGTGGGCATCGCCGGGGGAGTCGGCTTCCTCCTCGCGCTGGACTTGGGCCCCCGGGAGGTCCGGCTCGTCACCAAGGCGCTGCCCATGGTGGGCCTGCTCGCGTGGCTGTGGCCTCCCCGCGAGCGCTATTCCCGGTGGATCTTCGCCGGGCTGGGGCTGTCACTGCTTGGCGACGTGCTGTTGGAAGTCGGGCCGCACCTGTTCCTCCCCGGCCTGGGCGCGTTCCTGCTCGCGCACGTCAGCTACGCGGCCGCGTACCTCAGCGTGACCCGGCGCCCGGGACTGGCGCGGGCCCTGCCCTTCTTGCTGCTGGGCGTGGGCGCGAGCGTGGCCCTGTGGCCGGGCCTGGGTGACCTGGCGCTGCCCGTGGCCGCCTATGTCACCGTCATCTGCGCGATGGGCTGGCGCGCGGCGGCGATGCTGGGCGGCCCGGGACTCGCCCCGCGTGAGCAATGGCTGGCATTCGTGGGCGCGCTGCTGTTCACCCTCAGCGACGGCCTGCTCTCCATCCGGCTCTTCGTGAAGCCCCTGCCCGGAATGGGCTACGCCGTGATGCTGCTGTACTGGGCCGCGCAGCTCTGCATCGCCGTCTCCACGCGTCCCACCGCCGCGCCGCTCACGGTGCCCGCGGCGTCCAGCCAGCCCGCGGGCTGACCTCAGTCATCGAGCATGTCGCTCAAGACGCCGTTCTTATCCAGCACGTCTGCATCCGGCATGTCCTTGAGCGCGAGGATGAGCGCATCCAGCCGGCCCCTGGCGGCCAGGGTCTTCACGGAGCTCTGGTAGATGCCCTCGTAGTACACCCCCGCGTCCCGCAGTCGCTGGAGGGCGGCCTCACCCGTCCTCGCCCGCTCCTGCTCCCGGGCCAGGCTCTCCTGCTCCTGGATCCTCTTCCTCACGGTCTCCGCTTCGAGCGCGATGCGCCGGTCGTCCTCGGCGATGGACTCCAGACTCTTGAGCCACTGCACGGGGAAGGTGGTGCTCCGGCACCGGAAGCCGCCCTCCTGCTTGAGCATGTAG includes these proteins:
- a CDS encoding lysoplasmalogenase; protein product: MTRGWTGGTKLLAAVGIAGGVGFLLALDLGPREVRLVTKALPMVGLLAWLWPPRERYSRWIFAGLGLSLLGDVLLEVGPHLFLPGLGAFLLAHVSYAAAYLSVTRRPGLARALPFLLLGVGASVALWPGLGDLALPVAAYVTVICAMGWRAAAMLGGPGLAPREQWLAFVGALLFTLSDGLLSIRLFVKPLPGMGYAVMLLYWAAQLCIAVSTRPTAAPLTVPAASSQPAG